From Alteromonas sp. RKMC-009, one genomic window encodes:
- a CDS encoding LysR family transcriptional regulator: MNLSQIEAFCAIAETGSVSEAARQLECNRSKLSMAIKVLESELGVDLFVRTGNKIELSEVGKAIYKDCESMLITATRIRGTCAQVTGEFAAEVWIAPDDSLPDPVWQGFIHSLNKLFPNTSFNLVLASSGDLANLVATQQVDYAFGVDYERFDDARISYKPLGKIRMMSVCSASHPLTRLKRVTDEDLRNAMQAAMVYLNEQNNSSLEPFSRHYIGFSSFEFMLNTILTESAWGVLPEPLIRHHLREQRLSVIRHTYGLTQEDYCMVSLNGSAENPAMAWLADKLSDYLFDF; this comes from the coding sequence ATGAACCTGTCGCAGATTGAAGCTTTCTGTGCCATCGCCGAAACAGGCTCGGTATCGGAAGCTGCCCGTCAGCTGGAATGTAACCGCAGCAAACTGAGCATGGCCATTAAAGTGCTGGAAAGTGAGCTGGGTGTGGATTTATTTGTACGTACAGGCAATAAAATTGAGCTGTCGGAAGTGGGTAAAGCCATTTATAAAGACTGCGAAAGTATGCTCATCACCGCCACCCGTATTCGCGGCACTTGCGCGCAGGTAACCGGTGAATTTGCCGCTGAAGTATGGATTGCACCGGACGATTCATTACCAGACCCTGTCTGGCAGGGCTTTATCCACTCGCTGAATAAACTGTTTCCGAATACGTCCTTCAACCTCGTGCTGGCGTCCAGCGGTGACCTTGCCAATCTGGTTGCTACCCAGCAGGTGGATTATGCTTTTGGCGTAGATTACGAGCGTTTCGATGATGCCAGAATAAGCTATAAGCCGCTGGGCAAAATTCGTATGATGTCGGTGTGCAGTGCTTCCCACCCTCTGACCCGCCTGAAACGGGTAACCGATGAAGATCTCCGCAATGCTATGCAGGCGGCGATGGTGTATCTGAACGAGCAGAATAACTCCAGTCTTGAACCCTTCTCCCGCCACTACATCGGGTTCTCCAGTTTTGAATTTATGCTGAATACCATTCTGACTGAAAGTGCCTGGGGTGTGCTGCCTGAACCACTCATCCGCCATCATTTGCGTGAGCAGCGCCTGTCGGTTATCCGCCATACCTATGGCCTTACTCAGGAAGATTATTGCATGGTCAGCCTCAACGGCAGTGCTGAAAACCCGGCCATGGCCTGGCTTGCCGATAAGCTGAGTGACTACCTTTTTGACTTCTGA
- a CDS encoding efflux RND transporter periplasmic adaptor subunit: protein MKTRTILTLSVVTALLGGCGHDETAGHEQTVEFDVTHPLRQNNTTVKEYVSQIRAIQHIEVRAMEKGYLQNTFVDEGQTVKAGQPMFKIMPAVYEAELHKAQAEAEAARVEYENTRSLQSQDIVSDTELAVVKAGYDKALAEVALAQTHLDFTDIRAPFTGKMDHLEARTGSLLDEGELLTTLSDLSTMWVYFNMPESQYLDYVQRGQDITETTVRLKLANGSVYEQPGHIDTIEADFDNTTGTIEMRASFPNPDGLLRHGQTGNVLMDVDYPDSVLIPQKATFDILDQTYVYVVDDNNTLHTRHIQIAAELPHVFIVASGLEESDTVLIDGLRRVRDGQQIEADMVSPEEVFDSLELAAE from the coding sequence ATGAAAACGAGAACAATCCTGACTTTAAGTGTAGTGACGGCGCTGCTTGGCGGTTGCGGTCACGATGAAACCGCTGGCCATGAACAAACTGTAGAGTTTGATGTCACCCATCCTCTGCGTCAGAACAACACAACAGTGAAAGAGTATGTCAGTCAAATCCGGGCCATTCAGCACATCGAAGTCCGTGCCATGGAAAAAGGCTATCTGCAAAACACCTTTGTGGATGAAGGGCAAACGGTAAAAGCCGGTCAGCCTATGTTCAAAATTATGCCGGCAGTCTATGAAGCCGAGCTACACAAGGCACAGGCAGAGGCGGAAGCCGCCAGAGTGGAATACGAAAATACCCGTTCGCTGCAATCGCAGGATATTGTGTCTGATACTGAACTGGCAGTCGTCAAAGCCGGGTATGACAAAGCCCTTGCAGAGGTAGCGCTGGCACAAACCCACCTGGATTTTACCGATATCCGCGCGCCGTTCACCGGCAAAATGGACCACCTTGAAGCCCGTACCGGCAGCCTGCTGGATGAAGGTGAATTGCTCACCACCTTATCTGATCTCAGCACCATGTGGGTGTATTTCAATATGCCGGAATCTCAGTATCTGGATTATGTTCAGCGCGGTCAGGATATCACTGAAACCACTGTGCGGCTGAAACTGGCTAACGGCTCGGTGTACGAACAACCCGGCCATATCGATACCATTGAAGCAGACTTTGACAACACCACAGGTACCATAGAAATGCGGGCTTCGTTCCCGAATCCCGATGGCCTGCTGCGTCACGGACAAACAGGTAACGTACTGATGGACGTTGACTATCCTGACAGCGTGCTGATCCCGCAAAAAGCCACTTTCGACATACTCGATCAGACCTATGTTTACGTCGTTGACGACAATAATACTCTGCACACCAGACACATTCAGATTGCCGCAGAACTTCCCCATGTATTCATTGTGGCAAGCGGACTGGAAGAGAGTGACACCGTGCTTATCGACGGATTACGCCGCGTAAGGGACGGTCAGCAAATCGAAGCAGACATGGTGTCTCCTGAAGAAGTCTTCGACAGCCTTGAGCTGGCAGCAGAGTAA
- the rlmE gene encoding 23S rRNA (uridine(2552)-2'-O)-methyltransferase RlmE, which translates to MARSKTSKKWMEEHVNDPYVKKAQADGYRSRASYKLLEINEKDKLFRPGSVVMDLGSAPGGWSQIVAPIVGDNGRVIASDILPMDSIIGVDFIQGDFTDEAVYNQILNTLGDDSVDVVVSDMAPNMSGVNTTDQYASMYLVELALDMARNVLQPGGSFCAKVFQGVGYDEYVKDVRTSFSKVVVRKPAASRPRSREVYLVATGFKG; encoded by the coding sequence ATGGCCCGCTCAAAAACCAGCAAAAAATGGATGGAAGAACACGTTAACGATCCCTACGTTAAAAAAGCGCAGGCTGACGGTTACCGTTCACGGGCAAGTTACAAGCTTCTCGAAATCAATGAAAAAGACAAATTGTTCCGTCCCGGCAGCGTGGTCATGGATCTGGGTTCTGCACCCGGTGGCTGGTCGCAAATTGTGGCGCCCATCGTTGGTGACAACGGGCGGGTGATTGCGTCAGATATTCTGCCCATGGACAGTATTATCGGCGTGGATTTTATTCAGGGCGATTTCACTGATGAAGCAGTTTATAACCAGATCCTGAATACCCTCGGGGATGACAGCGTGGATGTGGTGGTGTCTGATATGGCGCCGAACATGAGTGGTGTGAATACCACCGATCAGTATGCGTCTATGTATCTGGTTGAGCTGGCACTGGACATGGCCAGAAACGTATTACAACCGGGTGGCAGCTTCTGTGCTAAAGTGTTTCAGGGCGTAGGCTACGATGAGTACGTGAAAGATGTACGAACGTCATTTTCAAAAGTGGTGGTAAGAAAACCTGCGGCGTCCCGTCCGCGTTCCCGGGAAGTGTATCTGGTTGCTACCGGATTCAAGGGCTGA
- a CDS encoding phytanoyl-CoA dioxygenase family protein, with protein MNQTDYGRQGDDYIVSPEQKALYQEHGYITLRNVLTGEELNDIEQEFDHFISGSVPDMGRDFCDMSGPYDRKFEDFALVNAMLPTKYEPALQGNIYEKLSASIAKQLIGDDATLDYDQFLAKRPARPDAKFTLHQDLGYWPTGTPDTITATCSLAVDDANSENGCLYVIPGSHQQGLRVHKPVHGKDRESSHILGVALLDGETLVELPLNKGDITVHNELILHGSGGNRSETSWRRTYITAFRSKACVEFERQIGFTHSHNDKVNWATHLGALK; from the coding sequence ATGAATCAAACGGACTATGGCCGTCAGGGCGACGACTATATTGTGTCACCGGAACAAAAGGCGCTTTATCAGGAGCACGGTTACATCACTCTGCGCAATGTACTTACCGGCGAAGAACTGAATGACATCGAACAGGAATTTGACCACTTTATTAGTGGAAGCGTGCCGGATATGGGACGTGACTTCTGCGATATGAGCGGTCCTTACGATCGTAAATTTGAAGATTTCGCGCTGGTGAATGCCATGCTGCCAACAAAATATGAACCTGCATTGCAGGGGAATATTTACGAGAAGCTCAGCGCTTCCATCGCAAAGCAGTTAATTGGCGACGATGCCACGCTGGATTACGATCAGTTTCTGGCAAAACGACCCGCCCGTCCCGATGCCAAATTTACTCTGCATCAGGATCTCGGTTACTGGCCCACCGGTACACCGGACACCATTACAGCGACCTGCTCACTGGCCGTTGATGATGCAAATTCTGAAAACGGCTGCTTGTATGTGATCCCGGGTTCACATCAGCAGGGATTGCGGGTGCATAAACCGGTGCACGGTAAAGACAGGGAAAGTTCGCACATTCTGGGTGTAGCACTGCTGGACGGGGAAACGCTGGTGGAATTGCCGCTCAACAAGGGCGACATTACTGTGCACAATGAGCTCATCCTGCACGGCTCTGGTGGGAACCGCTCGGAAACCAGCTGGCGGCGCACCTACATTACGGCTTTCAGAAGCAAAGCCTGTGTGGAATTTGAACGCCAAATCGGCTTTACCCATTCACATAATGACAAGGTGAACTGGGCCACGCATCTGGGCGCGCTGAAGTAG
- a CDS encoding TrmH family RNA methyltransferase encodes MKLDDVKKLHQKKYRSQFGFYLVEGEHLIQELQRSPLMAQTVTLYATESWLSRGIELDTRFDVVTLTDRQMASLSDTKTPQGVIARVPLAAHAVAPENKTAGERSIYLYEIQDPGNLGTILRSLAWFGGFRLLLSPNSVDPFNSKAVRASMGAIFHLPVETDVTLDNCQQRFTRFACLDLKGKAISDPQFNDFTCYLFGNEARGIPEDALARAGAEAFTIPGNGQIESLNLASAVGMCVYQLSLSNSL; translated from the coding sequence ATGAAATTAGACGACGTAAAAAAACTGCACCAGAAGAAATACCGTTCGCAGTTTGGCTTTTATCTTGTTGAAGGTGAGCATTTAATTCAGGAACTGCAACGCTCGCCATTGATGGCGCAAACTGTCACGTTGTACGCAACAGAAAGCTGGCTTTCCCGTGGCATTGAGCTGGACACACGTTTTGATGTGGTTACCCTCACCGACCGGCAAATGGCTTCACTCAGCGATACCAAAACTCCGCAGGGCGTGATTGCCAGAGTGCCGCTGGCAGCCCATGCTGTGGCACCTGAGAATAAGACCGCCGGTGAGCGGAGTATTTATTTATATGAAATTCAGGATCCCGGAAACCTGGGCACCATTTTACGTTCTCTGGCCTGGTTCGGAGGCTTCCGGTTATTACTGAGCCCCAACAGCGTTGACCCGTTTAATTCTAAAGCAGTACGTGCGAGTATGGGTGCGATTTTTCATCTGCCGGTGGAAACCGACGTTACACTGGATAATTGTCAGCAACGCTTTACCCGCTTTGCCTGCCTCGATCTTAAAGGTAAAGCCATCAGCGACCCGCAGTTCAACGATTTTACCTGCTATCTGTTTGGCAACGAAGCCCGCGGTATACCGGAAGACGCACTGGCCCGGGCCGGCGCTGAGGCCTTCACCATTCCCGGCAACGGCCAGATTGAATCACTGAATCTGGCCAGTGCGGTAGGCATGTGCGTGTATCAGCTGTCGCTGAGCAACAGCTTATAA
- a CDS encoding cation diffusion facilitator family transporter: MCALTRNNEKQTLTLSALFAGLFAVAGLMVGLFVDSMVIVFDGVYSLVSLLLTLLSLAASRFIMRPSCDRFTFGRAIFEPAVIAVKGAVILLVVGYSLYSAIVSLLTGGHEVDASVATVFGVVNVIGCAFVWWYVAAKNKRVSSGLIEAEASQWQMDTLLSVAVTAGFVIAWLLSLSPLASFAVYADPVMMLAISAFFIKVPFTMLMSAMRELFLMAPAEELRQTIDESVAAAVEESDQEIELSGVAKVGRELWVDVDFYPDNSDVIRVKDIEQTRETIREKLSDLPLKLQITVNIAG; encoded by the coding sequence ATGTGTGCCCTTACCCGTAATAACGAAAAGCAAACACTGACACTTTCAGCCCTTTTTGCCGGCCTTTTTGCCGTTGCTGGCCTGATGGTCGGACTGTTTGTTGACTCAATGGTTATTGTTTTCGACGGCGTGTATTCACTGGTAAGCCTGCTGTTAACTTTATTGTCGCTGGCAGCTTCCCGGTTCATTATGCGCCCGTCCTGTGACCGCTTCACCTTTGGCCGTGCCATTTTTGAACCGGCCGTCATAGCTGTAAAAGGTGCGGTGATCCTGCTGGTTGTCGGTTATTCCCTATACTCCGCCATTGTTTCACTGCTGACAGGGGGCCATGAAGTCGATGCGTCAGTCGCTACCGTATTCGGTGTGGTTAACGTGATTGGTTGTGCTTTTGTGTGGTGGTACGTGGCTGCGAAGAACAAACGTGTGTCATCCGGCCTGATTGAAGCTGAAGCCAGTCAGTGGCAGATGGACACATTATTGAGTGTAGCGGTGACAGCAGGATTTGTGATTGCCTGGTTGTTATCACTCAGTCCCCTTGCCTCTTTCGCGGTGTATGCGGACCCGGTGATGATGTTAGCGATATCAGCGTTCTTCATCAAAGTGCCTTTTACGATGCTGATGTCAGCAATGCGTGAGCTGTTCTTAATGGCGCCTGCAGAAGAGCTTCGTCAAACCATTGATGAAAGCGTGGCCGCTGCGGTTGAAGAATCAGATCAGGAAATTGAATTATCCGGTGTAGCAAAAGTCGGTCGCGAGTTGTGGGTAGATGTCGATTTTTATCCTGATAACAGTGATGTTATCCGCGTAAAAGATATCGAGCAAACCCGCGAAACCATCCGCGAAAAGCTGTCTGACTTGCCCCTTAAACTGCAAATCACAGTGAATATCGCCGGCTAA
- the fdxA gene encoding ferredoxin FdxA, which yields MTFVVTDNCVKCKYTDCVAVCPVDAFFEGPNFLAIDPAICIDCALCVPECPAEAIIQDTHLTEEQKPWQEINAELSQQWPNITEVIAPPEDADSWNGVPDKLPLLER from the coding sequence ATGACATTTGTAGTAACCGACAACTGCGTGAAGTGCAAATACACCGACTGCGTCGCCGTGTGTCCGGTGGATGCATTTTTTGAAGGTCCGAACTTTCTGGCTATCGATCCGGCTATTTGTATTGATTGTGCTTTATGTGTGCCGGAATGCCCTGCCGAAGCGATTATTCAGGATACCCATTTGACGGAAGAGCAAAAGCCCTGGCAGGAAATCAATGCGGAACTGAGTCAGCAATGGCCGAATATTACAGAGGTAATTGCGCCGCCGGAGGATGCCGACAGCTGGAACGGTGTGCCGGACAAACTGCCGCTGCTGGAACGCTGA
- a CDS encoding NAD(P)/FAD-dependent oxidoreductase has translation MLRLTDIKLPLDHNDDALPQAIISKLGIAASDLLETSVFKRGYDARNNKDIQLIYTVDVSVNNEEKLLEKFASDQQVRVTPDMSYKFVAQAPENLNNRPVVVGLGPCGIFAALILAQMGFKPIVLERGKAVRERTKDTFGFWRKQPLNPESNVQFGEGGAGTFSDGKLYSQVKDRKHYGRKVLHEFVEAGAPEEILYVSKPHIGTFKLVSMVEKMRQQIIDLGGEIRFSTRVEKLDMDEKGGEYAVKGLHLSDGGYLACKQVILALGHSARDTFQNLYDQGVYIEAKPFSIGFRIEHEQSMIDKCRFGDNAGNPILGAADYKLVHHCKNGRTVYSFCMCPGGTVVAAASEPGRVVTNGMSQYSRHERNANSAIVVGITPEEDYPGHPLAGIELQRRLEEMAFKAGGENYHAPGQLIGDFLAGKPSAELGDVTPSYTPGVTLTDLSKVVPDYVTDAIREAIPAFDRQIKGFAKADGTLTGVETRTSSPVCIKRGKDYQSVNVKGLYPAGEGAGYAGGIWSAGIDGIRVAEALALAFTNQVDLQS, from the coding sequence ATGTTGCGTTTAACCGATATAAAACTTCCCCTTGATCATAACGACGATGCATTGCCGCAGGCCATCATAAGTAAGCTTGGTATTGCTGCCAGTGATTTGCTTGAAACCAGTGTGTTTAAGCGCGGTTATGACGCCCGCAACAATAAAGACATTCAGCTGATTTACACGGTGGATGTATCGGTAAACAACGAGGAAAAATTACTGGAAAAATTTGCCTCTGATCAGCAGGTCAGAGTTACGCCGGATATGTCGTATAAGTTTGTTGCGCAGGCACCGGAAAATCTGAATAACCGCCCGGTGGTGGTGGGTCTCGGCCCATGCGGTATTTTCGCCGCGTTAATCCTCGCCCAGATGGGCTTTAAACCCATTGTGCTTGAGCGCGGTAAGGCGGTGCGGGAACGTACCAAAGACACTTTCGGTTTCTGGCGCAAACAGCCCTTAAATCCCGAATCCAATGTGCAGTTCGGGGAAGGCGGTGCCGGCACATTCTCAGACGGCAAGCTGTACAGTCAGGTAAAAGACCGCAAACACTACGGACGTAAAGTGCTTCATGAGTTTGTGGAAGCCGGTGCGCCGGAAGAAATTCTTTATGTGAGTAAGCCCCACATCGGTACGTTCAAGCTGGTGAGCATGGTTGAGAAAATGCGTCAGCAAATTATCGACCTTGGCGGTGAAATCCGTTTCTCCACACGGGTAGAAAAGCTCGATATGGATGAAAAAGGCGGCGAATATGCGGTGAAAGGCCTGCATTTGTCTGACGGCGGCTATCTGGCCTGTAAGCAGGTGATCCTGGCATTAGGTCACAGTGCCCGCGACACCTTCCAGAACCTGTACGACCAGGGCGTATATATTGAAGCAAAACCTTTCTCTATCGGTTTTCGCATTGAACACGAACAGAGCATGATTGATAAATGCCGTTTCGGTGATAACGCCGGAAACCCCATCCTGGGTGCCGCCGATTACAAACTGGTGCATCATTGTAAAAATGGCCGTACGGTGTACAGTTTCTGTATGTGTCCGGGCGGTACCGTGGTCGCGGCGGCCTCTGAGCCGGGTCGTGTGGTCACCAACGGCATGAGCCAGTACTCGCGCCATGAACGCAATGCGAACAGTGCCATTGTGGTAGGCATCACGCCGGAAGAAGATTATCCCGGTCACCCGCTGGCGGGTATTGAATTGCAGCGCAGGCTGGAAGAAATGGCCTTTAAAGCCGGTGGCGAAAACTACCATGCACCGGGCCAGCTTATCGGTGACTTTCTTGCCGGTAAGCCAAGCGCAGAATTGGGAGACGTCACACCGTCCTATACGCCGGGCGTTACATTGACAGATTTAAGCAAAGTGGTACCGGACTATGTCACTGACGCTATCCGCGAAGCCATTCCTGCGTTTGACCGCCAAATCAAAGGCTTTGCCAAAGCTGACGGGACGCTGACTGGTGTGGAAACCCGTACCTCGTCACCGGTTTGTATTAAGCGCGGCAAAGATTACCAGAGCGTGAACGTGAAAGGTTTGTACCCGGCAGGAGAGGGCGCAGGCTATGCCGGCGGGATCTGGTCTGCGGGCATTGACGGCATCCGCGTGGCAGAGGCGCTGGCTTTGGCATTTACTAACCAGGTTGACCTGCAGAGCTGA
- a CDS encoding AraC family transcriptional regulator yields the protein MQQPQLELVSYNTGSSFQLMRRRATNFRDDHQLHFHPQYELTWIINSAGLRYVGDSVEYYQPNDLVLCGPDLPHCWQNNTVSHAQHGESQENAQTDAAEWFTIQFDISLLPAGMEDMAEFQDIAGMLRQSAFGLQFTGVPAEIFSQLNGLATETGLARYTRLLTLLSSLSGLKARTLVTADFFQYNTVSQASVNTLNKVHQYIKTHFASSLSQSEVAALSGMTPTAFSRFYKSATGRTFSAMVKLIRINEACKMLAGSSLPVTTIALNCGYQHTSHFISQFKDIKGMTPAAYRAHLQ from the coding sequence ATGCAACAGCCACAACTCGAACTGGTCAGTTACAACACTGGCAGCTCATTTCAGCTGATGAGGCGGCGAGCAACCAATTTCCGGGACGATCACCAGCTGCATTTTCATCCCCAGTACGAATTAACCTGGATCATCAACAGTGCCGGTCTGCGTTACGTGGGTGACAGCGTGGAATATTATCAGCCGAACGATTTAGTGTTGTGCGGGCCTGATTTACCCCATTGCTGGCAGAATAATACAGTCAGCCATGCTCAACACGGTGAGAGTCAGGAAAACGCGCAAACAGACGCCGCCGAATGGTTCACCATTCAGTTTGACATCAGTTTGCTGCCTGCAGGCATGGAAGATATGGCAGAGTTTCAGGATATCGCCGGCATGCTTCGTCAGTCTGCATTCGGCTTGCAGTTTACCGGCGTGCCGGCTGAGATATTTTCGCAACTCAACGGATTGGCAACTGAAACCGGATTGGCCAGATACACCCGGTTGCTAACGTTACTGTCGTCACTGAGTGGCCTGAAAGCCCGCACCCTGGTGACAGCCGATTTTTTCCAGTACAACACAGTGAGTCAGGCGTCGGTAAATACACTGAACAAAGTTCATCAGTATATCAAAACCCATTTTGCTTCGTCGCTGTCACAAAGCGAAGTGGCTGCCTTGTCGGGTATGACACCCACCGCGTTCAGTCGTTTTTATAAGTCCGCCACCGGCCGCACGTTCTCTGCCATGGTGAAACTCATCAGAATTAACGAAGCCTGCAAAATGCTGGCGGGATCATCGCTGCCCGTTACCACCATCGCCCTGAATTGCGGTTATCAGCACACATCTCATTTCATCAGTCAGTTTAAAGACATCAAGGGCATGACGCCCGCCGCCTACCGGGCCCATTTGCAATAA